The genomic stretch TGAAGAGGTGTAATAGAAAATCGAAACTAATAGAGGTTTGCTACAAGACTTTACATGTATGTGGCAATAAAGAAAACCTAAATAACCATACCTAAAAGTTGAAGAAAATTTATACTAACAATATataaaagatgaagaaagaGATGTATATTAACTACCTAAAGCAATAgagagaaaaacaagggatATAAGTCAAGTGTAGTGCacaaaaacccaaaacaaaagGTACTAGTAAACGTGGGGGCTAGCAAGaagagatggaaaaaatatttctcaaagtTATTTAATGTAGGTAGAGAATAAGTATTATGTTGAGTCATCTtaataacttttaaaaaaatagaaattacatGATCCATAGACATAtgtccaaacaaaataaaataagtattaaaaaacttgaaaaataataaaacaactAAACTAGATAATATAACAATAGAACTCATGAGGTGCATGGAAGAAGAGGGTATTTCTTGGttaataaaactatttaatGTGGTACTTAAATAAAATAGGATGACATACGAGTGGAGTATGAATACTTTAGTGTGTATCCATTTACAAGGATAAAGATGTTCAAAGTTGTAGAAATTatgaataaatcaaattaatgagTCACATTATGAAATTTTGGGTGCAAGTGATTAAACAAATATTGAGAAGAGAAATCAAGGCGTTGGAAGAAcaatttggtttcatttgtggtCATGGCTGTCAAAGGTGCAAGGCGCACCTTAGTGCAAAGGGGCTTTGAGCCTGAGGTGTGAGGCATGGACTTTTTAGATGTGAGGTGCACGttaatttcaaatttgtataaaaatattcatacatcatttttttcactatttacctataaagagataaatacaaatcaataaaatcataaataacaaataactaCTACTATATTAGTATAATAACAACTAAACTAATAACTATAATTgcacattaattttttttttcatttctaatgcatttttctttaaaaaaaaaaactaatattattttaaaaaagcaCTACAAATCTAGACATCGACAGTCAACATCAACATGGAGCACCATGTCAAATGCAAGCTTCAAAACAAGagacaaatttataaaatgacgAGCAaataaaatgagagaatttGCAAACATAACAAATCATAGTCTTAACATAAAGAATTGTTAAATCATAGTCCAACATAACAAAACATAGTCTATGTCAAAATCACAAGTAATATTTAACGTAAAGcattctttcaaaattttagatgTGCTGCGCATACACCAAGTATGCTGATATTTGATGGGGTTTCAATCCCTTTTCCATTTCTCCCTTCTCCTTCAGTGTTTTTCTCaagttttgggtttagggttctATGAGAAGAGGTTATGAGATGACATTTGGGGTGATTATTTTAATGGAGTTTATGAGAAGAGAAAGAGGTTAGCATTTGGGTTTATATTAGGGTTTTATGTTCAGACTTTATATTTAACCTTCTCTGATATTAagtattttttccttattataacaaaaaattgattaataaacttaaaaaaaactGACAGCATATAGGCTCACAAGGTACCTACATGGTGGAGGCATGCGCCTCACTCGAGCCATGCTGAGGTGCCCTCTTTGGAACCTTGCGTTTAGGTGCGCCTTTGATAATTATGTGTGTGGTAAGTCAACCACAAAAGCTATATATGTGTGAAACACCTAcagaaatatataaagataaaaaaaataatttacatataatGTTTGTAGATCTTAGAAAGACATTGTAACAAAGTTTTTAAAGAAATCTTAAAAGagagttttagagaagaaatgagtttgAATTGTCGAATTGCTTATATACAAGTTACTAATGACATGTATTGTGGAGTAAATATGTGTTAAAATGTGGGGAGATATTGAGGCGTTTTCCTTATGATTATATCAAAGATTTACATTAAGTTCTTACCTATTAGCCCTAAAAATGATGAACTCATTGAACAGATTCATCAAGCAAATGTGGCATAGTATATGTTATTTGTAGATGACATATTACTGGTGAAAGGGATAAAAGAAAACATGAATGTTTGAAATATAGAGGaatactttaaaatttaaaggtttttaaataaaagagtaaaaaatgaatatatgaaatgcatatttagtaaaaatataagtgtggctaatttatggaaaaattagaagatcaagttatactaagaaaaaaatcaGTCTAAATATATTAGATTAATCAACTAAAGGCAAGATGATTAACATGAAAAATAGCTTTTGGCGTTTTGTGTAGTAGTAAGATTTCACTAAAGCTACCCCCAAGGGCATAGCCTAGAGGTCTTGGCGATTCTCTTTCTATTCTATCATGATTAGAGTGTTGTTCTGGGATCGAAACCAAGGACTATCAAGTTCTTTGATTTACCTCCTGCAACCTCCGTTGGGGCTTGATGGTGTGGAACGTCTACAAGGAGACATAAATCCCAAGATTTCACTaaatctaaaagaaaaatttataatggttATAAGCCAACTTTGTTGTATGGTACATATTGATGTGTAATGAAACATTAATATGTGCAAACTATAAGTGTAACTGTGACAATAATATTAAGATAGATATGTGATAATACAAGAAAAGACATGTGAGACATAATTAtcatgttaaaattaattatcatgttATTCGTAAAAAGATAGGAATGACTCTAATTAAAGAAAAGACATGTGAGATGTGATTAACATGGTatgatcatataaaaaaaaaatcatttgggGGCTCAAAATAACTTAGTGGGAGATGcttatatttgttattaatCATATAGGCTTTATAGAAGATCAAATAAATAGAAAGCTATTATTCATGCAATGCTTGGCatcatgttatttatttttcatgaccTCTTCTATTACAAATAGCTTTTATTCTATCCTCTTGTCTCACATGTCCATTTATTAgtcttttcttcgtatgtataAACTATCTTAATCATTTCATGCATATCTTATATTTATGAGTATCACtataatattattacatataatctcgtatctaattttatttttttatatgatctTATAGTCATCATTTcatcttatttaaatttatattttgcatctattaatatttaattcgCAACATTTTGAGAGGTACACAAAGATAGTCATATTGTTATCCAATAAAACTGCCCTGAAGGAATTTTATGATTGCGCAAAAGCTAAACTGCCTTTTAGCTTTGAAGGAATTCTGTGATTGTGTAAAATACTTATGCACTTTtcaatttaatcatttatgtgtAATATTCTGAATAAACTCCTCTTTTTCAAACAAATTGATTtgatatatctatatttattttattttaaaaataattaattaatctttaagTCTCATAACAATATCACCCATActtctatttttactaaatttatattctaaATATTTAGTTTTCGACCTACTCAACTTAAAGCATTTAGATTCTAAGGAGCCTTCCATAATTTGAGCTTGATattcaagtattattttgtcttatccattaaaataatatcatctgCAAGTAACATGCACCAGGGACTTAATGTAGATGCTTGACTTGTACATAAGCAAATTTAAATCCCTTTCTTCTCTGAAATttgacaaaagaagaagaaaatgatgaggGAAAAAAAGTAACCaagggagaagagaaaaagaagagcgACAAAGGAGAGGCAAAGAAACAACAGACAGGTACTGCATGAGAGAAGAGGACAAAATCAATATGTTTGTACAATCAATATCATCAACCAAGAGCATTTCTCTCCATCATCGTATATTTATACaggaaaatgtaaaataaacttaaatccTAATTTGTTTTAGGTGGTTGTTCTTCAAAAACTCCGTGATTTGTCTTCAAAATTTGAAGTTCATGTTATCGCACCATTTTCTTTTATCCTTCAAATCTTTAGCAGAGTTTTCCTATCATCAATGTAACTTTGATGTCCTATCCCCTTCTGCTCTAATGTGCTATACAGACACCAGGGCTGAACATAGTCACCGAGTATGTTATGGGCATCATATATCCAGGAAGACCAATAGCTAACGTATGCTTCAAAACCTATGGTTGTATGAGCATGGCTCAGGCTGTCTCTTTCCTCAGTGATTTCAAGCTGGGACATTACATGAAGATCCCTCCAAGATCAATGTTCTTGGTTCAGGTaaattaattttccttttattctttggTAAGTATGAATTCAGTTAATGCACACATTTTTCCTAAAACTGAGATCTACCCATATCTATGTTTTtctagggaaaaaaaaaaagcaaagtaCAAATTATTTGTTCATAATTCACCTTCATGTGTGTCCAGAGAGGACCAAATAGATACATAATAATTGACATCCTCTTAGTCTTAGATCAAGAAATAGTGTGGGCCTAACAGAAATACTTTGCCCCTGAAAAGTTATTATGGCAGAGGCATGCATACTGGCCAAATTTAACATGTCTGTTTTACTATTGTTCTTTCAAAAGCCAGTCCTGACTTTTCTTTCAGTTCAGGTCTGATATTTCTTGTTTTGCACATCTAATTTATAGTTCATAGGAACCATTATTGCCGGTACTATAAACATCGCGGTGGCATGGTGGCTGCTCAACTCTGTTAAGAACATATGTCAGGACACTTTGCTTCCACCCGACAGTCCTTGGACGTGCCCTGGTGATCGGGTCTTCTTTGATGCATCTGTTATATGGGGTCTGGTAGGGCCTCAACGGATTTTTGGAAGACTGGGAAACTACGGTGCTATGAATTGGTTTTTTCTTGGTGGTGCTGTGGGACCAATTATAGTTTGGCTTTTCCATAAGGCATTTCCCAACCAGAACTGGATTCCACTTGTTAACCTTCCAGTCCTTTTGGGAGCAACAGCTTACATGCCAGCAGCAACCCCATTAAATTACAATGCCTGGGTCATAGTCGgaacaattttcaattttttcattttccgtTACCGGAAACACTGGTGGCAGAGGTACAATTATATACTCTCAGCAGCTCTTGATGCAGGGGTGGCTTTCACGGCTGTATTGCTGTATTTCTCACTTGGCATGGAGAATAAAGGATTAACTTGGTGGGGTACAAATGGCGAACATTGTGACTTAGCAACCTGTCCAATAGCCAAGGACATAGTCGTAGACAGTTGCCCAGTGGAATGATGAAATGATTGTATGATATATATTCCCCAGTTCAAAATTTGCACAGGACAAGGAAGCAAGTATGTGACGGCTGGAAAAAAGGGCACTGCATTAGAGTGGTGTGTATTTCATATGAATTTCACCACAAATGGGATTTAGGCTTCTCGTCGTTCCAGTCATGAATGCTGCCACAAATGACTGTTTGTGGGTAAGTCTTCAAGTGAAACTGCTTAAAGCTTAGACTACTCTAAGCTtgcttatttaattaaattaatatgttaAACTTCAAAATGCTTGACGCCTTTGGACTTGTGAACAAATTCAttcataacttatttataaGCTCTCTTATAAGCTTGTTTACAAACCCGTTTAAAAGCTCGTTtggaatatattttaaaataatgtgtattttttataattaaaattttttgttgtattacatatattattcaAGGTTTAAAGATATATTAAAACACACTAATTTTATATGTTCAATATAAACAAGCTTAAAATGAAGTGTATAATGAcctctaaatttaaaatttataaaaaaaacttatatgaaACTCACTTAAATTCtgtttgaaatttatttaaatcttgtTTAATGTAAATAAGTTGACCTTGAACTTGATCTCCAGCTCAacaagtttttcaaaaaaagaaggTCAAGCCTCATTTTTTGAACTCAACTCAAGCTTCGACTTGATTTTGAATTCTATAAAATTCTTAGTAAACAAATCTGAACTTTTATGTGCCCAACTTGGCTCAGCTCTTTTGCATTCTTGCAGATGCTTAGATGCATGCATCAACAGATTATTAGATGCATCCTTGGCATGTGGATTGTACTGTATTCCTTGAAACCAATACAGTAGAAAGTAAGAAAGCTATAtgtgatgatgcggagccgatcaccttcttctgtcttgaaccaagtacctgcaaaaatggtggggacttgctccccgtgatccctccgacgctcaagtcagttcataggatttttgaggagtataatagtaatggaaaaataatatatgagtcccttCGGAGTTAgatcccatacctgtagaggttgtcctctatttatagatgtccgttagcctttcccttaggagataagatatatttcaaaaagagatgtcgatcccctttccatggggagaaaagataatcttccctaatagagataattcttgagatatttaaagatatcattggttgacttaatcttcctctttatctctttccagttcaaaatcataataaatattataaagataagaggagctcctaagtcttgacacgtggcgatcgcccattggcctttactagcacacatggctccaagttaatagtaacctctaggggtagcacagtaaaattgccccctataaatattccctcatcacttgcccctcactccttgagctgatcgagCGAGGAGTTTGagtagctgaaggagtagtcatcattgtttttctgagcctctgtaaaaaaattctgctaaaaatttgggttagcagTCTTGGATGTTGAATTCGCTTCTTAAGTCTCCCGATGCCTTTTCAGTCTTCCCATGCAAagggtgattaggtcgctcGAGGTGATAGTGACGTTCGAGAATTTTCCTGTAGTAGAAAAGGGGCCAGCTcttaaattagtacatatatatatttttattgttatttttggcctAGGACCGAGGCTATGCTAGTCGAGGCCGCATTCCTCATCTTCGGGGGCCGCTGGCTAAGGCTGTGGGGGCCGAGgccgcttgccttatcttcggggccGTTTGGCCGAAGCTGTGTTGTTCGAGGCTGCGTGCCTTGCCTTCGGGGCCATTGGCCGAAGCTGTGTTAGTCGAGGCCGCGTGCCTTGCCTTCGGGGCCATTGGCCGAGGctatggtcccctttggtcttcgtttggcggaggttcgtaatcttcgaactggtgccttaattagtaggggtggtcccctttggtcttcatttgacggaggttcgtagcctccgaactggtaccttaattagtaggggtggtcctctctggtcttcatttggcggaggttcgtagcctctgaactggtaccttaattagtaggggtggtcccctttggtcttcatttggcggaggttcgtagcctccgaactgatgccttttggtcttcatttggcgaaggttcgtagcctccgaactggtgccttaattagtaggggtggtcccctttggtcttcgtttGCACATGCTGGCTTGGATTTGTAGTTGATGAcaagattttaaagaatatccatattttattttcgcggttcggcgaaatgcctacgtccgcaattagaaataatgttcatattttgtctCCGCGGTTCGGTCTTGATGCCTACATCCGCAGTCAGAGATAATGTGTGTTTGGGATGGCTCGAAGGGCATTGAGACCCGATCTTCCCAGAATCATGTTGTAAGCCGAAGGCACGTCTGCTACCAGGATATCTAGCATAACACGAGAAGTTCGGGAACCTCTCCCTACCGTCAACGGGAGTTGAATAATCCCTTCTGAATATACGGCttcaccatcaaatcccaccaaagggaCCCTCGCTGCCCTTAACTGTGTCATTTCAtaccccatgcctaagaaggcttgcCGATACAAGATTTCTGAAGAGCTTCCTGGATCCACAAGGATCCGCCGAAGTTCCCACTTCCCGAGTTCAGCTGTTATCACCAGTGGGTCATTTCGAGTCGGGTACCCCGGGAGGTCgctatctgaaaaagagattggatccacGTTCCTCAATCTTTTCAGCCGGGTCGCATTACTTTTTTCGTCCTTCATGACTAGGACCTCCCCTGCTGCGAGTGTGTGGAATATCGAAGGCTGAGGATGATCATCTTCTCTTCGCTGTGATCTCTCCCGCTGGGCCCGATTTCGATCCTCCATGCGGTCTCTCTTGGGGGGGCTTCTCGATCGCGACCGTCGATCCTTTCTCCCCTGAGAATCACCTGTTTTTGCCACGTAGCTCCTCAGGAAACCCCGATTGATAAGTTCCTgaatctcctcctttaattggTGACACTCCTCCGTGTCATGACCATGATCTCGGTGGAATCGGCAATATTTACTTCTGTTCCTTTTGTCAGATGGTGCCTTCATCGGTCGAGGCTTTTTCAAATAATCTTTTCCCTCAATAGTAGCCAGGATTTCTGCCCTCAGGGCGTTCAGAGGAGTGAAACCCGCCTAATCCCACCGAGGGCGATGTTTTTCCCTTCGGTCGTCACTCCTCCTTTCCTCAGGatgcttctttttatccttcttctccacatgctccgccctcttagcctgcatgacctcctcggcatttatgtacttcgtgGCTCGGCCCAATATGTCCGTGAACGCGCTCGGAGGCGTTTTGGCTAATGATTGGGCGAAAGGGCCGGGCCTCAGGGcgttctggaatgccaccatagcaaCATTGTGGTCAAAGTTCTCAATGCTCAGGGCTTCCATATTAAATCGTGAAACGAAATCCTTCAAGGGCTCTCCTTGGTTTTGCTTCATACTCACCAAGGCCATGGTGGACCTTCGGTGTCTTCGGAGAGGTGCAAAGTGCGCCAGAAAGCTGCTCCGGAGTTGCGCAAAACTTACGATGGAGTGATGAGCCAGGTTTGAGTACCACGCCCGTGCGTGCCCCTCCAGAGTGGCCAAGAAAACTCTACACCACATCGCGTTTGAGGCGTCCTGTACCATCATATGCGAGGTAAAGAGATCCAGGTGATCCATCGGGTCGGAGGTCCCTGCGTAGGGCTTAATGGCCGGGATACGGAGACGTTCTGGTGGTATGGCCGCCATGATCTCTGGGCCAAGGGGCTGATTTATCCTTGGTCCCTGAGCCTCTCCGGTCCTTGGCTTTAGGgcggccatctcctcctccaactGCCGCAATCTTCTTTCTTGCCGTTGCTGCACAAACGACAAGTCAAGAGACTCGGCCGCCTCGCCGTCATCTGGCCCTGGCCTCTGCGGATTCTCGTCCCGTCAATAGGATTCCTCTTCTCTTGGGGGCTCGCGCCTTTCTTCCGCCCGAGAGTGCTGGGCTTGCTGATGCTGGCCATCTAGAAAACCCATGAGTAACTCCGTCAATCGTTGTACTTGACCCTCCAGAAGTGCTATTCGATCAGGAGGAGGCGGAGGGCCCTCCGGACTCCGAGCCCTCCCCGGCGGGCTTCGGGGAGGGTTCTGCTGACTCGGTTTTGGAACGGGGTTGCCCCCCGCGGCCCTAGACGGCTGTCTTCTGGTTGCCATTCATGGTTGAGAAAAAGGCAAGATTGTCCGCTACACTG from Diospyros lotus cultivar Yz01 chromosome 9, ASM1463336v1, whole genome shotgun sequence encodes the following:
- the LOC127809406 gene encoding uncharacterized protein LOC127809406, which encodes MATRRQPSRAAGGNPVPKPSQQNPPRSPPGRARSPEGPPPPPDRIALLEGQRPGPDDGEAAESLDLSFVQQRQERRLRQLEEEMAALKPRTGEAQGPRINQPLGPEIMAAIPPERLRIPAIKPYAGTSDPMDHLDLFTSHMMVQDASNAMWCRVFLATLEGHARAWYSNLAHHSIVSFAQLRSSFLAHFAPLRRHRRSTMALVSMKQNQGEPLKDFVSRFNMEALSIENFDHNVAMVAFQNALRPGPFAQSLAKTPPSAFTDILGRATKYINAEEAGFTPLNALRAEILATIEGKDYLKKPRPMKAPSDKRNRSKYCRFHRDHGHDTEECHQLKEEIQELINRGFLRSYVAKTGDSQGRKDRRSRSRSPPKRDRMEDRNRAQRERSQRREDDHPQPSIFHTLAAGEVLVMKDEKSNATRLKRLRNVDPISFSDSDLPGYPTRNDPLVITAELGKWELRRILVDPGSSSEILYRQAFLGMGYEMTQLRAARVPLVGFDGEAVYSEGIIQLPLTVGRGSRTSRVMLDILVADVPSAYNMILGRSGLNALRAIPNTHYL